Proteins encoded in a region of the bacterium genome:
- the hpt gene encoding hypoxanthine phosphoribosyltransferase, with translation MAEVLIKPVHVQNPRPTADRPGSGPPMITSNRIARRVRQLGRGISEVYADIDTPLVMVVILKGATVFAADLLRSLSIPAELEFVRPNRNRSATSKGSRLRLARMVEGPLVGRHVLLVTDIVDSGITADAIARLIGGLGPASLRIAALLDRPARREVEVKIDFNGFVIPDRFVIGYGIDYAGLYRELPGIHSLT, from the coding sequence ATGGCTGAGGTGCTCATCAAGCCCGTCCACGTGCAGAATCCGCGCCCCACAGCCGACCGTCCTGGCAGCGGCCCTCCGATGATCACCTCCAACCGCATCGCGCGCCGGGTCCGTCAACTGGGCCGAGGCATCTCCGAGGTTTACGCGGACATCGACACGCCACTCGTGATGGTCGTGATCCTCAAGGGCGCGACCGTTTTTGCCGCCGACCTCCTGCGCAGCCTGAGCATTCCCGCCGAGCTCGAGTTCGTACGCCCCAATCGCAACCGGTCCGCGACCTCGAAGGGCAGCCGTCTGCGGCTGGCTCGCATGGTGGAAGGGCCGCTCGTCGGAAGGCACGTGCTGCTCGTCACGGACATCGTCGACTCGGGGATCACGGCCGACGCCATCGCCCGGCTGATCGGGGGCCTCGGTCCGGCTTCGCTCCGGATCGCTGCGCTTCTCGACCGACCGGCGCGACGCGAGGTCGAGGTCAAGATCGATTTCAACGGTTTCGTGATCCCGGATCGCTTCGTGATCGGCTATGGAATCGACTATGCGGGCCTGTATCGCGAGCTGCCCGGCATCCACTCGCTGACATAG
- the add gene encoding adenosine deaminase — protein MGISSPGSPYHAWRKAELHCHLDGAVRPATADELAREQGLDLPRTLRMVAPADCPSQAVYIGYFDDALAVLQTEAALARAALELGLDSAAENIDYLEVRWAPRLHSRRGLTVSQVIAAVLSGLEAAPLRAVAIVCAMRQHEVEDNIALAKEAGRFAGRGVVGFDLAGDEVRYPAAPQRPAFEAARAAGLHLTCHAGEAGEPSNVEEALRLGVERIAHGVIGARDPRVVERVRTEGVVLDLCPTANWKCKAVPSLADHPLPRLVRAGVRCTISTDSRTVADTTLSREFELAGAMGLSDEELRRCNEVAFEAAFSPG, from the coding sequence ATAGGCATCAGTTCGCCCGGCTCGCCATACCACGCCTGGCGCAAGGCGGAGCTTCACTGCCACCTGGACGGCGCGGTGCGCCCGGCCACCGCGGACGAGCTCGCGCGGGAGCAAGGCCTCGACCTGCCGCGGACCCTGCGGATGGTGGCGCCGGCGGATTGTCCGAGCCAGGCCGTCTACATCGGGTACTTCGACGACGCGCTCGCCGTGCTGCAGACCGAAGCGGCGCTGGCGCGGGCGGCGTTGGAGCTGGGCCTCGACTCCGCGGCCGAGAACATCGATTATCTCGAGGTGCGGTGGGCGCCCCGGCTGCATTCCCGGCGCGGACTCACGGTCTCACAGGTCATCGCGGCGGTCCTTTCCGGACTCGAGGCGGCGCCGCTGCGGGCCGTGGCGATCGTCTGCGCGATGCGCCAGCACGAAGTCGAGGACAACATCGCGCTGGCCAAAGAGGCCGGGCGATTCGCGGGCCGCGGCGTGGTCGGCTTCGACCTCGCGGGCGACGAGGTCCGCTACCCGGCCGCTCCACAGCGCCCGGCGTTCGAGGCGGCCCGTGCGGCAGGCTTGCACCTGACCTGCCACGCGGGAGAGGCGGGGGAGCCGTCCAACGTCGAGGAGGCGCTGCGGCTGGGAGTGGAGAGGATCGCGCACGGCGTGATCGGAGCCCGCGACCCGCGCGTCGTGGAGCGCGTGCGCACCGAGGGCGTGGTGCTCGACCTTTGCCCCACGGCCAACTGGAAGTGCAAAGCGGTGCCGAGCCTGGCCGACCACCCGTTGCCCCGGCTGGTCCGCGCCGGTGTCCGCTGCACGATCAGCACCGACTCCCGCACCGTCGCGGATACGACCCTCAGCCGGGAGTTCGAGCTCGCCGGCGCGATGGGCTTGAGCGACGAGGAGCTGCGGCGGTGCAACGAGGTTGCGTTCGAGGCTGCTTTCTCGCCGGGATGA